A single window of Rhodamnia argentea isolate NSW1041297 chromosome 5, ASM2092103v1, whole genome shotgun sequence DNA harbors:
- the LOC115742255 gene encoding annexin D3, whose translation MKNETAREEDETETETLRQDSARRRRRRRRRSINASLAKLKLKPSIKSRCSCLLPCFPRSSPGSFPPATGMATLRVPDVVPSPSDDCERLRKAFEGWGTDEKAVIWVLGHRNASQRRLIMETYQQLYNKSLIDSLNSELSGDFRKAVISWTYDPPERDARLAKEALQTRRKGINHLLPIVEIACATSPHHLIAVRQAYCSLYHWSLEEDILSAISLPFRKILVGLVSSFRYDKEVVDMDVANSEAALLREAIERKQLDQDSVLWVLGTRNIFQLRATFHCYKQNYGSPIDQDIKNCGKGDLESLLGVVIRCLDCPERHFAEVVRNSTLGLGTDEDSLTRAIITRAENDMMKVRGEYNNMYQSSLDNAVIGDTSGDYKDFLLTLLGAKL comes from the exons ATGAAGAACGAAACAgctcgcgaagaagacgaaACCGAAACTGAAACACTGAGGCAAGATAGCGCGAGGAGAAGacgacgaaggagaagaaggagcaTCAATGCCTCCCTAGCGAAGCTGAAACTGAAGCCTTCGATCAAAAGCCGTTGCTCTTGCCTCCTCCCTTGTTTCCCGAGGAGTTCCCCGGGGAGTTTCCCGCCGGCGACGGGAATGGCCACGCTCAGGGTGCCGGACGTCGTCCCTTCCCCGTCCGACGATTGCGAGAGGCTCCGGAAGGCTTTCGAAG GCTGGGGAACGGATGAGAAGGCAGTCATATGGGTATTAGGGCACAGGAATGCAAGTCAGAGGAGGTTAATCATGGAGACTTATCAGCAGCTTTATAACAAATCGCTTATCGACAGTCTTAATTCTGAACTGTCTGGGGATTTCAGA AAAGCAGTGATCTCCTGGACATATGATCCTCCGGAGAGGGATGCCAGATTGGCAAAGGAGGCCTTGCAGACTAGAAGGAAAGGCATAAACCACTTGCTTCCGATTGTTGAGATCGCATGTGCGACATCTCCCCACCATCTGATTGCCGTAAGGCAGGCCTACTGTTCCCTCTATCATTGGTCACTCGAGGAAGACATCTTGTCAGCGATATCTCTTCCGTTCCGGAAG ATCCTTGTAGGATTGGTGAGCTCCTTTAGATATGATAAGGAAGTGGTAGATATGGATGTTGCTAATTCAGAAGCAGCACTGCTGCGTGAAGCAATTGAAAGGAAGCAATTGGATCAAGATTCTGTTTTGTGGGTTCTTGGGACTAGGAACATTTTTCAGCTCCGAGCAACTTTCCATTGCTACAAGCAGAACTATGGTAGTCCTATTGACCAG GATATCAAGAACTGCGGGAAGGGTGATCTGGAATCTTTGTTAGGAGTTGTAATACGTTGCTTAGATTGCCCTGAGAGACACTTCGCAGAG GTGGTCAGGAATTCCACACTAGGGCTCGGAACGGATGAAGATTCGCTCACCAGAGCCATCATAACCCGAGCTGAAAATGACATGATGAAGGTCAGGGGCGAATACAATAACATGTACCAAAGCAGCCTAGACAACGCCGTCATCGGGGATACGTCGGGAGATTACAAAGACTTCTTGTTGACATTGCTTGGAGCAAAATTATAA